From Bradyrhizobium symbiodeficiens, the proteins below share one genomic window:
- a CDS encoding cell envelope biogenesis protein TolA → MARKLKTYQTSLGFFEQAIAAPSMKAALEAWGADSNLFHQGAAKESRDPDIIAATMAKPGVVLKRPVGSDGPFGENAELPKNLGEDGRKRAAPKSAGRKSAGGKAKKSSARSAKADDRKAAQAYERERQSRERAEAKEEAARQKERERRQRAVDKAQKTLDKAREEHTQRVAALRAEIERIETRLNAEDADWTEKHDRLKASLRRARD, encoded by the coding sequence ATGGCGAGAAAACTGAAGACCTATCAGACATCGCTGGGCTTCTTCGAGCAGGCCATCGCCGCGCCGTCGATGAAGGCTGCCCTGGAGGCGTGGGGCGCCGACAGCAATCTTTTCCACCAGGGCGCGGCGAAAGAGAGCCGCGATCCAGACATTATCGCCGCGACCATGGCGAAGCCGGGCGTCGTTCTCAAACGGCCCGTGGGATCCGACGGGCCGTTTGGTGAGAACGCCGAACTGCCGAAGAATCTCGGAGAGGACGGGCGCAAGAGGGCTGCCCCCAAGTCCGCAGGTCGCAAGTCGGCAGGTGGCAAGGCGAAAAAATCTTCGGCCCGATCGGCCAAGGCGGACGACCGGAAAGCGGCTCAAGCGTACGAACGCGAGCGGCAAAGCCGCGAGCGCGCGGAGGCCAAGGAGGAGGCGGCCCGGCAGAAAGAGCGCGAGCGCAGGCAGCGGGCCGTCGACAAGGCGCAGAAGACTTTGGACAAGGCCAGGGAAGAGCACACCCAACGCGTGGCTGCCTTGCGAGCCGAAATCGAGAGGATCGAGACGAGGCTGAATGCAGAAGATGCCGACTGGACCGAGAAGCACGACAGGCTCAAGGCGTCGTTGCGGCGGGCGCGCGATTAG
- a CDS encoding (2Fe-2S)-binding protein, whose protein sequence is MPTLTINGRSLSVDAANDTPLLWAIREQLQMTGTKFGCGAGLCGACTVHVNGEAVRSCQTMVGDVAGKKITTIEGLSAKGDHPLQKAWVAEQVPQCGYCQSGQIMQAASLLSKNPNPTKEEVVAHMDGNLCRCMTYSRIQKAIMRAATEMRTASASGNERRPT, encoded by the coding sequence ATGCCAACTCTCACCATCAACGGGCGGAGTCTGTCCGTGGATGCGGCGAACGACACGCCGCTCCTCTGGGCAATCCGCGAGCAATTGCAAATGACCGGCACCAAGTTCGGCTGCGGTGCCGGGCTGTGCGGAGCCTGCACCGTGCACGTCAACGGCGAAGCCGTGCGCTCGTGCCAGACCATGGTCGGCGATGTCGCCGGCAAGAAGATCACCACCATCGAAGGCCTCTCCGCCAAGGGCGACCATCCCTTGCAGAAGGCGTGGGTCGCCGAGCAGGTGCCGCAATGCGGCTACTGCCAGTCCGGGCAGATCATGCAGGCGGCGTCGCTGCTGTCGAAGAATCCCAATCCGACCAAGGAAGAGGTCGTGGCGCATATGGACGGCAATCTCTGCCGCTGCATGACGTATTCGCGGATCCAGAAGGCGATCATGCGGGCTGCCACCGAGATGCGCACCGCGTCCGCCTCCGGCAACGAACGGAGGCCCACATGA
- a CDS encoding VOC family protein: MVVKIEALDHLVINVSDVAATTEWYGRILGMEVKVFDPGGGKAPRTSLHFGNQKINVRPRDADKVEWFTADHQTAGSEDLCFLTSASPGEVVAHLRAHGVAIEEGPVLKQGARGTLRSVYCRDPDGSLIEISSYEN; this comes from the coding sequence ATGGTGGTCAAGATCGAAGCTCTCGATCATCTCGTGATCAATGTCTCCGACGTCGCGGCCACCACCGAGTGGTACGGCAGGATTCTCGGCATGGAAGTCAAGGTATTCGACCCCGGCGGCGGCAAAGCGCCGCGGACTTCGCTTCACTTTGGTAACCAGAAGATCAACGTCCGGCCGCGCGATGCCGACAAGGTGGAGTGGTTCACCGCCGATCACCAGACCGCCGGCAGCGAGGATCTCTGCTTCCTCACCTCGGCTTCGCCTGGCGAGGTGGTGGCGCATTTGCGGGCACACGGCGTCGCGATCGAGGAAGGCCCGGTTCTCAAGCAGGGCGCGCGCGGCACGCTGCGCTCGGTCTATTGCCGTGACCCGGATGGGAGCCTGATCGAGATTTCATCGTACGAGAATTAG
- a CDS encoding xanthine dehydrogenase family protein molybdopterin-binding subunit — MNKHIKNVMPETTDLSRRSFLVGTAATGLVLGYAGVPGIESASAAAPASFEPSVWYAISPDGLVTVTCGKADMGQHIASTMAQIVCEELGAKWSDMRVQLASNDPKFNDPVLGAQITGGSWSTMMNFDAMSRAGAAGRMALTEGAAASMGVPASELVVRDSVISHPKSKKQMSFADVVKSGKATKTFTPDELKAIKLKSPDQYTMIGVSVPQLDIPSKTNGTAKYGIDVMLPGMAYGAIVTPPVRFGATVKSVDDSAAKKVPGFIKAVTLDDKTQTTSGWVVAVASTYANAKKAAQALKIAYDGGPNAKVSSQSLLDEAKRLQKLEDSGQFFVKDGDPAAAFGSAAKVVEAEYTTSINIHAPMEPMNATAEFKGDILHIYSGNQFATRSGAIAAGAAGIDPKFVVMHQMWLGGGFGRRLDADMMIPAVQAAKAVGKPVKVIYTRENDMTMDFSRPLTYQKVKAGVDGDGKLTALSHDVVSAWPTARWGIPDFLTPSVDKKGPLDSFTVNGADFFYTVPNHYVRAIKNELAHNATPSGQLRSVAPGWTFWAVESMIDEIAAATGKDPAQFRISLLDGAGKNDGGAQRLRNTLLAAMGLAGYGSRKLPKGEGMGVACVSSQERASASWTACVAHVAVAPSGEVTVKKLTVATDVGTQVHPDNIRAQVEGAALWGLSLALYEKATLKDGGIEQTNFDSYTPLRMSQVPEVAVTVIANGEKATGVGEPAVTVVAPAIGNAIFNASGARVRALPITAEAVKGAMKA, encoded by the coding sequence ATGAACAAGCACATCAAGAACGTCATGCCCGAGACGACCGATCTCAGCCGCCGCTCCTTCCTCGTCGGCACCGCCGCGACCGGCCTCGTGCTCGGCTATGCCGGCGTGCCCGGCATCGAGTCCGCATCGGCTGCGGCTCCCGCCAGTTTCGAGCCGAGCGTCTGGTATGCGATCTCGCCCGATGGTCTCGTTACCGTGACCTGCGGCAAGGCCGACATGGGCCAGCACATCGCCTCCACCATGGCGCAGATCGTCTGCGAAGAGCTTGGCGCGAAATGGAGCGATATGCGGGTGCAGCTCGCCTCCAACGACCCGAAGTTCAACGATCCCGTGCTGGGCGCGCAGATCACCGGCGGCAGCTGGTCGACCATGATGAACTTCGACGCCATGAGCCGGGCCGGTGCGGCCGGACGCATGGCGTTGACCGAAGGTGCGGCCGCTTCCATGGGCGTGCCGGCTTCGGAGCTTGTGGTGCGCGATTCCGTGATCTCGCATCCGAAGTCGAAGAAGCAGATGTCGTTCGCTGATGTCGTCAAGAGCGGCAAGGCGACGAAAACCTTCACGCCGGACGAGCTCAAGGCGATCAAGCTGAAGTCGCCGGATCAATACACCATGATCGGCGTGTCGGTGCCGCAGCTCGACATCCCCTCCAAGACCAACGGCACGGCCAAGTACGGCATCGACGTGATGCTGCCGGGCATGGCCTACGGCGCGATCGTCACCCCGCCGGTGCGCTTCGGCGCCACGGTGAAATCGGTCGACGACAGCGCCGCCAAGAAGGTGCCGGGCTTCATCAAGGCCGTCACCCTCGACGACAAGACGCAGACGACATCGGGCTGGGTCGTCGCGGTCGCCAGCACCTATGCCAACGCCAAGAAGGCGGCGCAGGCGCTGAAGATCGCCTATGACGGCGGTCCGAATGCGAAGGTGTCGAGCCAGTCGCTGCTCGATGAGGCCAAGCGGCTTCAGAAGCTGGAGGATTCCGGCCAGTTCTTCGTCAAGGACGGCGATCCCGCAGCCGCCTTCGGCTCGGCGGCCAAGGTGGTGGAGGCGGAGTACACCACCAGCATCAACATCCACGCGCCGATGGAGCCGATGAACGCCACCGCGGAGTTCAAGGGCGACATCCTGCACATCTATTCCGGCAACCAGTTCGCGACGCGCTCAGGTGCGATCGCGGCGGGCGCTGCCGGGATCGATCCGAAGTTCGTGGTCATGCACCAGATGTGGCTCGGCGGTGGCTTCGGCCGCAGGCTCGATGCCGACATGATGATCCCCGCCGTGCAGGCGGCGAAAGCGGTCGGCAAGCCGGTGAAGGTGATCTATACGCGCGAGAATGACATGACGATGGATTTCTCGCGTCCGCTCACCTACCAGAAAGTGAAAGCCGGCGTGGACGGCGACGGCAAGCTGACAGCGCTCAGCCACGACGTGGTCTCGGCCTGGCCGACCGCCCGCTGGGGAATCCCCGACTTCCTGACGCCCTCGGTCGACAAGAAGGGGCCGCTCGACAGCTTCACTGTCAACGGCGCCGACTTCTTCTACACGGTGCCCAACCATTATGTGCGCGCGATCAAGAACGAGCTCGCGCACAACGCGACGCCGTCCGGCCAGCTCCGTTCGGTGGCACCGGGTTGGACCTTCTGGGCGGTCGAAAGCATGATCGACGAGATCGCTGCTGCGACCGGCAAGGACCCGGCCCAGTTCCGCATCTCGCTGCTCGACGGCGCCGGCAAGAACGACGGCGGCGCGCAGCGGCTGCGCAACACGTTGCTCGCCGCGATGGGCCTTGCCGGCTATGGTAGCCGCAAGCTGCCGAAGGGTGAGGGAATGGGCGTCGCCTGCGTGTCGTCGCAGGAGCGCGCAAGCGCGAGCTGGACGGCCTGCGTCGCCCATGTCGCAGTGGCTCCCTCGGGCGAGGTGACCGTGAAGAAGCTCACGGTCGCAACCGACGTCGGCACCCAGGTGCATCCCGACAACATCCGTGCCCAGGTCGAGGGCGCGGCGCTGTGGGGCCTGTCGCTGGCCTTGTACGAGAAGGCGACGCTGAAGGACGGTGGCATCGAGCAGACCAATTTCGACAGCTACACGCCCTTGCGCATGAGCCAGGTGCCCGAGGTCGCGGTCACCGTGATCGCCAATGGCGAGAAGGCCACCGGCGTCGGCGAGCCCGCGGTGACGGTGGTCGCGCCGGCAATAGGCAACGCCATCTTCAACGCCAGCGGCGCCCGCGTGCGGGCCCTGCCGATCACGGCCGAAGCCGTGAAGGGCGCGATGAAGGCGTAA
- a CDS encoding HD-GYP domain-containing protein — MNAPAKTAAKRRLLLASDRSDASSELASILKAVGDVSMVTTQGIPEQPSRDLSGLVVDINLRSPESVQRVRNKLRGDAYRAMPRLFVLADALHHGTMQAWALGATDTISRPLQADAILQRIRAAFPDTAAYDATDRGKTLNRGVEAAHAVLAKMFEKLPLGVPLTFDDVIAAESKILKAIKHSSLREWLTTVGCHHVGSYRHCLFVTGFAVSFAQHLGMREDDQRRLTRAALLHDVGKAFVPSALLDKPGKLTDEEMSEVRQHPRRGYDALAAQGSFPPEMLDVILHHHEFLDGSGYPNGLSSNQISDIVRLTTIVDIYAALVEKRAYRMPFTHSRAFTMMEGMGGKLDQQLLQAFRPVALGSF, encoded by the coding sequence ATGAACGCGCCAGCCAAAACCGCCGCCAAACGCCGGCTTCTGCTCGCCTCCGACCGGAGCGATGCGAGCAGCGAACTCGCCAGCATCCTGAAGGCGGTCGGCGACGTCTCGATGGTGACGACGCAAGGGATTCCCGAGCAGCCCTCGCGCGATCTCTCCGGCCTCGTGGTCGACATCAACCTGCGCTCGCCCGAGAGCGTGCAGCGGGTGCGCAACAAGCTGCGCGGCGATGCCTATCGCGCGATGCCGCGGCTGTTCGTGCTCGCCGACGCCCTGCATCACGGCACCATGCAGGCCTGGGCGCTGGGCGCCACCGACACCATCTCGCGGCCGCTCCAGGCGGACGCCATCCTCCAGCGCATCCGCGCCGCCTTCCCCGACACAGCCGCCTATGACGCGACCGACCGCGGCAAGACGCTCAACCGCGGCGTCGAGGCCGCGCACGCGGTGCTGGCGAAGATGTTCGAGAAGCTGCCGCTCGGCGTGCCCCTGACCTTCGACGACGTCATCGCCGCCGAGAGCAAGATCCTGAAGGCGATCAAGCACTCCTCGCTGCGCGAATGGCTCACCACCGTGGGCTGCCACCATGTCGGCAGCTACCGGCACTGCCTGTTCGTCACCGGCTTCGCCGTCTCCTTCGCGCAGCATCTCGGCATGCGCGAGGACGACCAGCGCCGCCTGACCCGCGCCGCGCTGCTGCACGATGTCGGCAAGGCCTTCGTTCCCTCCGCGCTGCTCGACAAGCCCGGCAAGCTCACCGACGAGGAGATGTCCGAGGTCCGCCAGCATCCGCGCCGCGGCTATGACGCGCTCGCCGCGCAAGGCAGCTTCCCGCCGGAGATGCTCGACGTGATCCTGCATCACCACGAATTCCTCGACGGCTCGGGCTATCCGAACGGCCTGTCGTCGAACCAGATCAGCGACATCGTGCGTCTGACGACGATCGTCGACATCTACGCGGCCCTGGTGGAGAAGCGCGCCTATCGCATGCCGTTCACCCACTCGCGCGCCTTCACGATGATGGAAGGCATGGGCGGCAAGCTCGATCAGCAGCTGCTGCAGGCGTTCAGGCCGGTGGCGCTGGGGTCGTTCTGA
- a CDS encoding Bug family tripartite tricarboxylate transporter substrate binding protein, giving the protein MITRRTALGLLAASPLAATPLSKALAADYPAHPVKWVVGYPPGGATDILARLIGQRLSEKLGQQFVIENKPGAGNNIGTESVVNAEPDGYTLQLVNPANYINASLYKNLKFNFVNDIAPVASFQRVPNVMTVNKDVPAKNVAEFIEYVKANPGKVNMASSGNGTSVHLSGEMFMAMTGCKMQHVPYRGAAPAITDMLGGQVQVIFDNMPSIIQHIRSGSLRAIGVTTTERSPQLPDVQPIADTVKGYEASALFGMGAPKNTPKEIIAKLNTEVNALMKEPDMTKRLVELGGDPRVQTPEAFGEEIKAETEKWKKVVEFAGLKVE; this is encoded by the coding sequence ATGATCACTCGCCGTACCGCGCTGGGCCTGCTCGCCGCCAGTCCGCTTGCAGCCACCCCGCTGTCGAAGGCCCTTGCCGCCGATTATCCGGCCCACCCGGTGAAATGGGTGGTCGGCTATCCGCCGGGTGGCGCCACCGACATCCTGGCGCGACTGATCGGCCAGCGGCTTTCCGAGAAGCTCGGCCAGCAATTCGTGATCGAGAACAAGCCTGGTGCCGGCAACAACATCGGCACCGAATCGGTCGTCAATGCCGAGCCCGACGGCTACACGCTGCAGCTGGTCAACCCGGCCAACTACATCAACGCCTCGCTCTACAAGAATCTCAAGTTCAACTTCGTGAACGACATCGCGCCGGTCGCCTCGTTCCAGCGCGTACCGAACGTGATGACCGTCAACAAGGACGTGCCGGCCAAGAACGTCGCCGAGTTCATCGAATACGTGAAGGCCAATCCCGGCAAGGTCAACATGGCTTCGTCCGGCAACGGCACCTCGGTGCATCTGTCCGGCGAGATGTTCATGGCCATGACCGGCTGCAAGATGCAGCACGTGCCCTATCGCGGCGCGGCGCCCGCGATCACCGACATGCTCGGCGGCCAGGTGCAGGTGATCTTCGACAACATGCCCTCGATCATCCAGCACATCCGCTCCGGCTCGCTTCGCGCCATCGGCGTCACCACCACGGAACGTTCGCCGCAATTGCCCGACGTGCAGCCGATCGCCGACACCGTCAAGGGCTACGAGGCCAGCGCGCTGTTCGGCATGGGCGCACCGAAGAACACGCCGAAGGAGATCATCGCCAAGCTCAATACCGAGGTCAACGCGCTGATGAAGGAGCCCGACATGACCAAGCGTCTGGTCGAGCTCGGCGGCGACCCGCGGGTGCAGACGCCCGAGGCGTTCGGCGAGGAGATCAAGGCCGAGACCGAGAAGTGGAAGAAGGTCGTCGAGTTCGCCGGCCTGAAGGTCGAGTAG
- a CDS encoding SDR family oxidoreductase: MAGSALVVGASGIVGNNLARRLLERGWEVHGLARRPPTDIDGLSPVAADLLDPAALRSALMGLSPTAVFISTWLRQQTEADNIRVNAAMVRNVLDAVAAAGSVKHVALVTGLKHYLGPFEAYGKGKLPATPFREDQARLDIENFYYAQEDEVFAASKRNGFGWSVHRPHTIIGYAVGNAMNMGVTLAVYATICRETGQPFSFPGSAVQWNGLTDMTDATLLARHLEWAATTEAARNQAFNIVNGDVFRWSWMWTRLADWFGIPPAPYPGEGIPLERQLIDAGPVWTDIARKYRLAEPDLGRLASAWHTDADLGRPIEVVTDMTKSRKLGFLDYQATDESFFNLFVRLREARIIP; the protein is encoded by the coding sequence ATGGCAGGCTCCGCACTCGTGGTTGGCGCCAGTGGCATCGTCGGCAACAATCTCGCCCGGCGCCTCCTCGAGCGCGGGTGGGAGGTCCATGGGCTGGCCCGGCGGCCACCGACCGACATCGACGGCCTTTCCCCGGTTGCGGCGGATCTTCTCGATCCAGCTGCGCTTCGTTCGGCCCTGATGGGACTCAGCCCCACCGCTGTCTTCATCAGCACCTGGCTTCGGCAGCAAACCGAAGCGGACAACATCCGCGTCAACGCCGCGATGGTGCGCAACGTGCTGGACGCGGTCGCGGCGGCGGGTTCGGTCAAGCATGTCGCACTCGTCACCGGCCTGAAGCATTATCTCGGACCGTTCGAGGCGTACGGCAAGGGCAAATTGCCGGCAACTCCGTTCCGCGAGGACCAGGCGCGGCTCGATATCGAGAATTTCTACTACGCGCAGGAAGACGAAGTCTTTGCCGCATCGAAGCGCAACGGGTTCGGCTGGAGCGTGCACCGGCCACACACCATCATCGGTTACGCCGTCGGCAACGCCATGAACATGGGCGTTACCCTCGCGGTGTATGCGACGATCTGCCGGGAAACCGGGCAGCCGTTTTCGTTTCCGGGATCGGCCGTGCAGTGGAACGGTCTCACCGACATGACCGATGCGACACTCCTGGCCCGTCATCTCGAATGGGCCGCCACGACGGAGGCTGCGCGCAACCAGGCCTTCAATATCGTCAACGGCGATGTCTTTCGCTGGAGCTGGATGTGGACCCGGCTAGCTGATTGGTTCGGGATCCCGCCGGCGCCCTATCCCGGGGAAGGAATTCCGCTGGAGCGCCAATTGATCGATGCTGGTCCGGTCTGGACCGACATCGCACGCAAATATCGCTTGGCGGAGCCTGATCTCGGCCGATTAGCCTCGGCCTGGCACACCGATGCCGATCTCGGGCGTCCAATCGAGGTGGTGACCGACATGACCAAGAGCCGAAAGCTTGGCTTCCTGGACTACCAGGCGACCGACGAGAGCTTTTTCAACCTGTTTGTGCGGCTGCGTGAAGCTCGCATCATTCCATGA
- a CDS encoding AMP-binding protein — protein sequence MSVQQTAAGIVSPFDGLDVPWLLRMRAEVRRDHPFLIWAPFDAPARRWSYGEFHERVGALAAGLARRGVKPGEYVLIHLDNCIEALLAWFACVELGAIAVTTNTRSAPAEIAYFADHCGAVAAITQPAYAEIVAQNCRNIGWMAVTSHDAGAAPVHGVSRGDSFESLFADSADRPRRAADPLAPCSVQYTSGTTSRPKAVLWTHANALWGAKINAAHEDLHGSDVHQTYLPLFHTNALAYSMLATLWVGGSCVIQPRFSASRFWGVAREHGATWTSTIPFCMKALLEQEIPKDHSFRLWGTAINEPPAFAAFGIKMIGWWGMTETITHGIVGEVDQPNIPMSIGRAAPEYQIRITDDDGRPTEIGDTGNLAIKGIPGLSLFAEYLHNEKATRESFDAHGFFLTGDRVERLANGFIKFGDRAKDMLKVGGENVAASEIEQVIAVVPGVREAAVVAKKHPMLDEVPVVFIIPHGGVAGAAPDLHERVMAACRNGLADFKVPREIRLVDDMPRSTLEKVAKAELRKMVG from the coding sequence ATGTCAGTTCAACAGACCGCAGCCGGGATCGTCAGCCCATTCGATGGCCTAGACGTACCCTGGCTCCTGAGGATGCGCGCCGAAGTGCGGCGTGATCATCCATTCCTGATCTGGGCGCCGTTCGATGCGCCGGCGAGGCGCTGGAGCTATGGCGAGTTTCACGAGCGGGTCGGTGCGCTCGCGGCGGGGCTGGCACGGCGCGGCGTGAAGCCGGGCGAATATGTGCTCATTCATCTCGACAATTGCATCGAGGCGCTGCTGGCCTGGTTTGCCTGCGTCGAGCTCGGGGCCATCGCAGTCACCACCAACACCCGCTCGGCGCCGGCCGAGATCGCGTATTTTGCCGATCATTGCGGCGCGGTCGCCGCGATCACGCAGCCGGCCTATGCCGAGATCGTCGCGCAGAACTGCCGCAACATAGGCTGGATGGCGGTGACCTCGCATGATGCCGGCGCCGCGCCCGTGCACGGCGTCTCGCGCGGCGACAGTTTTGAATCCCTGTTCGCCGACAGTGCCGACCGCCCCAGGCGCGCGGCCGATCCACTGGCGCCGTGCAGCGTGCAGTACACCTCGGGCACGACCTCGCGCCCCAAGGCCGTGCTGTGGACCCACGCCAACGCGCTGTGGGGCGCCAAGATCAACGCCGCGCACGAGGACCTCCATGGGAGCGACGTGCACCAGACCTATCTGCCGCTGTTCCACACCAACGCTCTCGCCTACTCCATGCTGGCGACGCTGTGGGTCGGCGGCTCCTGCGTGATCCAGCCACGCTTCTCCGCCAGCCGGTTCTGGGGCGTCGCGCGCGAGCACGGCGCGACCTGGACCTCGACGATTCCGTTCTGCATGAAGGCGCTGCTCGAGCAGGAGATCCCGAAAGACCACAGCTTCCGCCTGTGGGGCACCGCCATCAACGAGCCGCCGGCCTTCGCCGCCTTCGGGATCAAGATGATCGGCTGGTGGGGCATGACCGAGACCATCACCCACGGCATCGTCGGCGAGGTCGACCAGCCCAACATACCCATGTCGATCGGCCGCGCCGCGCCGGAATATCAAATCCGCATCACCGACGACGATGGACGGCCGACCGAAATCGGCGACACCGGCAATCTCGCGATCAAGGGCATCCCCGGCCTGTCGCTGTTCGCCGAGTATCTGCACAACGAAAAAGCGACGCGCGAGAGCTTCGACGCGCACGGCTTCTTCCTCACCGGCGACCGCGTCGAGCGGCTTGCGAACGGCTTCATCAAATTCGGCGACCGTGCCAAGGACATGCTGAAGGTCGGCGGCGAGAACGTCGCGGCCTCCGAGATCGAGCAGGTGATCGCGGTGGTTCCGGGTGTGCGCGAGGCGGCCGTGGTGGCGAAGAAACATCCGATGCTGGACGAGGTGCCCGTCGTCTTCATCATCCCGCATGGCGGCGTCGCGGGCGCTGCACCAGATCTGCACGAGCGCGTGATGGCCGCCTGCCGCAACGGCCTTGCCGACTTCAAGGTGCCGCGCGAGATCAGGCTCGTCGACGACATGCCGCGCTCGACGCTGGAAAAGGTGGCGAAAGCGGAGCTCAGGAAGATGGTGGGGTGA
- a CDS encoding DUF3551 domain-containing protein — translation MRKTQLVLLTFGAVVLAGFATITPAAARDYPWCAQGGEYDYPGECAYSTYEQCQASVSGRLLYCDRNPRFAYGQGQPAQPRPQRRGRPVAPY, via the coding sequence ATGCGCAAGACGCAATTGGTGCTGCTGACTTTCGGTGCGGTGGTCCTGGCTGGTTTCGCCACCATCACGCCCGCGGCCGCCCGTGACTATCCGTGGTGCGCCCAGGGCGGTGAATATGACTATCCCGGCGAATGCGCCTACAGCACCTATGAACAATGCCAGGCCAGCGTGTCCGGCCGGCTGCTGTACTGCGATCGCAATCCGCGCTTCGCCTACGGTCAGGGGCAGCCGGCGCAACCGCGGCCGCAGCGGCGTGGGCGGCCCGTCGCTCCGTATTGA